From the genome of Candidatus Rokuibacteriota bacterium:
CGCGGCTGTACGCGGCACTCGAGGATCGTGTCTCCCACCTTCAGACCGTGACGCGCCTCAACCGGCTGATTTCGAGCTCGCTCGAGAGCGACCGAGTGCTGCACGAAATCGTCCAGGCGGCCGCCCAGCTGCCCGGCGCTGCGGTGGCGTCCATCTGGCTCGCGAACGAAGAGAAGAGGACGCTCGAGGTTGTGAATGTCTCCGATCCGGTTATGGATGCCGATTGGCCGGTGAGGACCTTGAGCTTCGACCAGGGCGTCCTCGGCTGGGTGGCGCGCCACGGTCGGGTTCTGAACGTGCCCGACGCGTTCACAGACGGCCGGTTCGTGGCGTTGGACTGGTGGCGGCGCCATGGGCTCAGCAGCTTCCTCGGCGTGCCGGTCATCCTGGACGGAGTGCTGCTCGCCGTGCTGACGCTCAACGGCCGCGAGCCGTTTCAGCTCGATCCCGAGGACGAGCGTCTGCTCGAGAGCTTCGGCGCCCAGGCGGCCTTGGCCATCCGGAACGCCTCGCTGTACGCCGCCGAGGGCGCCGCGCGCCAGGTCGCCGAGCGGGCGCTGGCCGAGGTCACGCGCCTGCAGGGCATGCTGCCGATCTGTTCCTACTGCAAGAAGATCCGCAACGACCAGAACTCGTGGGAACAGCTGGAGAGCTACATCAGCGAGCACTCCCACGCCACCTTCAGCCACGGCATCTGCCCGGACTGCCGCACCACGGTGGTGGCGCGCGAGCTCGAGCAGTGGCGGAGGGCGCGATGACCGGCGCCCTGCCGCGCCCCATGTCCCTCGGTCACGCCCGGAGGCTTTCATGAGCCGTCCGGCAGAAAGGTCTCCCATGGAAACCATCCTGGTGGCCGACGACGCGCCCGACATTCTCGCCCTGGCACGCGACATCCTCGAGGCGCGAGGCTACACCGTCCTGACAGCCGCCGACGGCGAGGAAGCGCTGCGGCTGGCCGAGGGCTACGCGGGGCCGATCCACGCCCTGCTCGCCGACGTGGTCATGCCCGGCCTGACCGGGCCCGAGCTGGCGGAGCGGCTGACGCGCACGCGGCACGAGACGAAGGTGGTCTTCATGTCCGGCTACACCACCGAGGTGATGGACCAGTACGGGCTCCTGCACTCCGGCGCGCCCTTCATCGGCAAGCCGTTCACTCCAGATCTGCTGGTGCGGAAGGTCCGCGAGGCGCTCGACTACCGCTCGCCCTTCGCTCGCCCGCCCGCGCCCGCGCGGCCCGCCCTGGCCGGATCCCGGATCGCCGCTACGCCCATCTTGGTTACCTGAAGCGCGGATCCGCCCGTCGGCGAGGGCCCGGTTTGACCTGCCCCTGACGATTTGGCAGGATCGGCGCCATGAAGGTCGTCATCGTCGGCGCCGGCTTCGCCGGCCTCCAGTGCGCGCAGCGTCTCTCCGGCACGCCGGTGGACGTGCTGCTGATCGACCGCAACAACTACCACCTGTTCACGCCGCTGCTCTACCAGGTCGCCAGCTCCCTGCTCAACCCGAGCGACATCGCCTACCCGGTGCGGACGGTCTTTCGGGGCTCACCCAACGTTCGCTTCCGCGCGGCCCAGGTGACCGGCGTGGCAGTCGAGGCGAAAGTCGTGCAGACGGCCGACGGCGGCCGGCTTCCGTACGACTGCCTGGTGATCGCGACGGGGAGCGCCACCAACTTCTTCGGGATGATCTCGGTCGAGCGGGCGGCGCACGGGCTCAAGGACCTGCCCGAGGCCGTGGCGCTCCGGACCCACGTCATCCGCGCATTCGAAGGAGCGGCCCGCGAGACGGACCATGCGGCCCTGCGAGCCTGGCTCACGTTCGTGGTGGTGGGCGGCGGCCCGACCGGCGTGGAGTACGCCGGCGCGCTCTCCGAGCTGATCCACCGCGTGCTGGTCCGGGACTACCCAGAGCTCGATCTTCGCGCCGTGCGCGTGATTCTGATCGAGGCGCTCGATCACGTGCTGCCGGCCTTCCTCCCGGCCCTCTCGGAGGACGCGCGGAAGCGGCTCGAGCGGCTCGGCGTCGAGGTCCGGCTCGGCGCGCGGCTGCTGGACGTGACGGATGGGCGGATCACACTCTCGAGCGGCGAGACCCTCGCCGCGCAGACCCTCGTGTGGGCGGCGGGGGTCAAACCCGCGGAGCTCGACACGGCACTCGACGTCCGGCGCACCCCGTCTGGGCGAATCGCGGTGGACGAGTGCCTCCGGATCCCGGATTGCCCTGGAGCCTTCGCGATCGGGGACGTGGCGGGCGCCACCCAGGATGGCAGGGAGCTCGCGATGATGTCGCCGCAGGCGATGCAGGAGGGGCGCTATGTCGCCGATGCGATCGTCCGGCTGGAGCGGCAGCAGCCGTTGCGGCCGTTCCGCTACCGCGACAAGGGCATCATGGCCACGATCGGCCGCCACGCCGCGGTCGCCCAGGTGGGGCCGCTCTCGTTCACGGGGCCCATCGGCTGGTTCGTGTGGCTCTTCGTGCACCTCTACTACATCATCGGCTACCGGAACCGCCTGGTTGTGCTGATCTCGTGGGCGTGGAACTACGTCTTCTACGATCGCCCCATCAGGCTGATCACGCGGGGGAAGGACGGGACGGAAGAGGAGTGAAGTCGGCCGCAGGCGGGCGAGAAGGGTCCAGATGCGAGGCGGCGCCCCGCTGTTCGAGTTGAACGACGGCGTATGCCGTCGTGAGACGAGGGCTGAGTTGATTCCGCAGACAAACCGCACGACTGTCTCAGCCCTCGCCTCGGGGCTCCGCCCCTCAGCTCGAACGGCCACGAGCGTGCGGCCGAGGGCGCCAACGAAGCAGATGGGCCCTTATCGGCCGCCTGCTAGTGGCCCAGGAAGATGCGCTTCACCTCGGAGGAGGCGAGGAGGTCGGCCGAGGGGCCTTCGAGAATGGCGCGCCCGGATTCGAGGATGTAGCCGCGGTGGGCCATGCGGAGCGCCAGCTCCACGTTCTGCTCGATGAAGACCACCGTGGTGCCGCGCTCGCGGTTGATCGCGGTCAGGACTTTCGCGATCTGCTCGATCACGCGCGGCGCCAGCCCCAGGAAGGGCTCGTCCACCATGAGGAGCGCGGGGCGCGCCATGAGGCCGCGGCCGATGGCGACCATCTGCTGCTCGCCTCCCGAGAGCGTCCCCGCGATCTGGCTGTGCCGCTCTCTCAGGTGCGGGAAGAGGGCCTCGACGTCGGCCAGCGTTTCCTCGCGGCGCGCTCTGGCTCCTGGGTGATAGGCGCCCAGCAGGAGATTCTGGCGCACGGTCAGGTACGGGAAGAGCCGGCGGCGCTCCAACACGTGGGCGAGGCCGAGCCCCACGATCTTGTGGGGCGGCAGGCCGTCGATGCGCCGGTCTCCGAGGCGGATCTCGCCCGCGCGGGCCCGCACGAGCCCTGAGAGCGTGTTCATGAGCGTGGACTTGCCCGAGCCGTTCGGCCCGAGGATCGCCACGACTTCGCCCCGGCGCGCGCGGAAGGAGACATCCCAGAGGACCTGGTAGTCGCCGTAGAGGACGTCGAGGCCACGGGCCTCGAGCGCGGTGCCGCCCGCGGGGTCAACGGACATAGGCCTGCCCGAGGTAGGCCTCGATCACGCGCGGCTCGCGCCCGACGGCAGCGGGCGGCCCGTCGGCGATGACCTCGCCCAGGTGGAGCGCCACGATGCGCCGCGAGACGTCCATGATCACGCCCATGTTGTGCTCGATGACGACCAGCGCCGTGCCCGCGGCGTTCAGCTCGCGAACGAGCGCGACGAGTCCCGGGATGCTCCGGAGATCCACGCCGCCCGTCATCTCGTCGAGGAGCAGGAGGCGCGGCTTGGTCGCCAGCGCGCGGGCCAGCTCGAGGCGCTTGCGCTGGCCGGTGGAGAGCACGCGCGCGTGCGCCTCCGCCTTGTCGGCGAGCCCGACGCGCTCGAGCGCCTCGAGCGCCTGCAGGCGGGCGCGCGCGGGATCGGCCGTCTTCTGGAAGGCGCCGACCATCACGTTCTCGAGCACGGTCATCTGTGTGAACGGCTTGAGCTTCTGGAAGGTGCGCGCCACTCCGAGCCGGCTGATCTCGTCGGGGCGGAGCCGCGTGATGGGGCGACCGTCCAGCAGAACCTCGCCCGCGTCCGCCGGCTGGAAGCCCGTGAGGAGGTCGAAGAGCGTGGACTTGCCGGCGCCGTTGGGGCCGATGATGCCCACGAGCTCCCCCGCGCCTACCTGGAAGGAAATGTCGTTGTTGGCGACGAGGCCGCCGAAGCGCTTCGTCACTCCGCGAACGTCCAGCAACATTCCCTCTCCCCCACTGGGGGAGAGGGCAGGGTGAGGGGGGTGGAGGCGAGGGGGTCGGTCCATCAACCGGTCCGCCGGCGCCCGCGCTGGGCGAGCGCCATGATGCCGCCGGGCTGGATCACCGAGATGACCATGATCAGGAAGCCGTAGATGAGCAGGTCGATGGCCTTGCCTGTGCCGCCCAGGTAGATGCGCGTCGCCTCGCCCAGCGGCACCAGGATGGCCGCGCCGATGAGCGGCCCCCAAAGCGTGCCCACCCCGCCCAGGACGGCGATCAGGCAGATCAGGATCGAGAGCGAGAGCGGCAGCACCGACTCGGGGTCGATGAAGAGGATGTACTGGGCGTAGAACGTCCCGCCCAAAGCCGTCAGCGCGGCCGAGACCGCCATCGCGCGCTGCTTGTAGCGCGCCACCGGAATGCCCAGGCTCGCGGCGGCGTCCTGGTCTTCCCTGATGGCGCGGAAGTAATAGCCGGTGCGCGAGCGCTCGATGCGCCGTGTGACCCAGAGCGCCAGCAGCAAGAGTCCGAGCGCGATGTAGTAGTAGACCTGCTTGTCCCTGAACTGGAAGGCGAGGAGAGAGCCCGTCCGGTCGATGGGGATGAACAGCCCGCGCGCCCCGCCCACCCAGTCCCAGTTGATCATGAGGGTCTGGACGATTTCGCCCACCGCGATCGTCGCGATGGCGAAGTAGTGGCCGCGCAGCCTTAACACGGGATAGCCGATCACCTGGGAGAGCGCGACGGCCAGCGCCGCCCCCGCCAGCATCCCGGCCCACGGCGTGAGGCCGAGCGTCTTGACGAGCACGGTCGAGGTGTAGGCGCCCGTGCCGAAGAACACCGCGTGCCCCAGCGAGATCTGGCCACAGTAGCCCGCCAGCACGTTCCACGCCGTGGCCAGCATGGCGTAGAGGAAGATGCGGATCATCACATCCCGCGGGTAGGGGAGCGTGAACACCAGCGGGAAGGCGAGGAGCAAAGCCAGCGCCACGAGGCCGGCGGTGAAGGTGAGCCTCCGGGGCCATTTAGCGTGGCCTACTGTCGAAGAGTCCACGCGGCGGCCGGGTTCCTTCGCGCAAGCGCTCATTCAGAAGCGCCCGAACAATCCCTGGGGCCGCCAGAGAACGACCAGCAGATAGAGGACGAAGACGGCCACGTACTTGAGCGCCGGCGCGATCAGGAGACCGCCCAGCACCTCGATCAGCCCCACCACCACGCCCGCCACCAAGGTCCCCGGCACATTGCCGAAGCCGCCGAGAGCCACCGTCACGTAGGCCAGCAGCGCGAAGGTCGAGCCCACGTCGGGGAAGACGTAGAAGAAGATGGTCAAGAGCGCCCCCGCCACTCCCACGCAGGCCGCGCCGATGCCCCAGCCGAGGGCGAACATCCGCTCCGTGTTGATGCCCATGAGCGAGGCCGCCTGCCGGTCCTGGGCCGTCGCCTGCAGCGCCAGCCCCGTCTCGGTGCGGCTGATGAACCAGTTGAGGAAGACGAAGGCCAGGAGCGCTCCGACGCTGGCCACCAGCTGCGGCAGCCCGATGAAGATCCCGCCCAGGGAGATGCGCCCCTGCACGAGCGGATCCTTCACGAGGTGGAAGTCCACGCCCCAGATCGCCTGCGCCGCCGAGCGCAGGAAGATGGCCAGCCCGAAGGTGGCGAAGATCTGGGCCAGCATGGGCGCGCCCAGCACCCAGCGGATCAGGCCGTGGTAGGTCGCGAAGCCCAGGAGGAACAATGCCGCCGCCGTCAGCGGCAGCGAGACCACCGGATCGAGCCGCCAGAGCGCCCAGGCCCAGTAGGTCGAGAACATCGCCAGCATCAGGAACTCGCCGTGGGCGAAGTTGACGATCTCCATAAGGCCGAAGATGAGGGACAGCCCGGCGGCGATGAGCGCGTAGACGAACCCCATGAGGAGGCCGCTCACGATGCCCTGCAGGAGAACCTCGGCAGTCACGGTGGGCCAATCTACCACCAGCAGGGCGCCGATAAGGGCCCATTTGCTTCGTTGGCGCCCTCGGCCGGGCACTCAACGTACAGGGAGTACGCCTCGTGCCCGGCCTTCGGGCGCCGCCTCGCAACTGGACCCTTCTCGGCGCCCTGCGGCCGCTCAACTCGAACAGCGGGGCGCCGCCTCGCATCTGGACCTTTTTGAGCGGCCTGCCGCAGTCCGGCTACTTCCTGTCTTTCCAGGGCGTCAGGGGATACACGACGTCGGCGGCGGCCAGCTCGAAGGGGTAGATGGTGGCGTATTTCCCCTTCTGGACCTGCTGGAGGATGGCGCGCACACCGGTGTTCTGGCCCTTCTCGTCGAACTTGACGCCGCTCCAGGGCATGATGAGCTGCTCGGGCGGCATGTTGGTGGCCGCGAGCGCCTTGCGGATCTCCTCGGGGTTGACGCTCTTGGCGCGGTTGATGGCGTCGGCCAGCACGATGAAGCCGGTGAAGGCCCGCGCGGGCACGTCGGAGATGTCGCGGCCGCCCGGGTTGTCCTTCAGCTTCTTGAACAGCTCGTTGATCGGCTTGATCATGGGCTTCTTGTCCGCCATGTCGAGCGCGAAGGGCGCGCGCGTGATGTGGCCCTCGGCGTCCTTTCCCATCTCGGTGAGGAAGCTCGGGTCGGTCCAGCCCGCGTTCTGGGCCATCAGCATCTTGGGGTTG
Proteins encoded in this window:
- a CDS encoding response regulator; amino-acid sequence: METILVADDAPDILALARDILEARGYTVLTAADGEEALRLAEGYAGPIHALLADVVMPGLTGPELAERLTRTRHETKVVFMSGYTTEVMDQYGLLHSGAPFIGKPFTPDLLVRKVREALDYRSPFARPPAPARPALAGSRIAATPILVT
- a CDS encoding NAD(P)/FAD-dependent oxidoreductase — translated: MKVVIVGAGFAGLQCAQRLSGTPVDVLLIDRNNYHLFTPLLYQVASSLLNPSDIAYPVRTVFRGSPNVRFRAAQVTGVAVEAKVVQTADGGRLPYDCLVIATGSATNFFGMISVERAAHGLKDLPEAVALRTHVIRAFEGAARETDHAALRAWLTFVVVGGGPTGVEYAGALSELIHRVLVRDYPELDLRAVRVILIEALDHVLPAFLPALSEDARKRLERLGVEVRLGARLLDVTDGRITLSSGETLAAQTLVWAAGVKPAELDTALDVRRTPSGRIAVDECLRIPDCPGAFAIGDVAGATQDGRELAMMSPQAMQEGRYVADAIVRLERQQPLRPFRYRDKGIMATIGRHAAVAQVGPLSFTGPIGWFVWLFVHLYYIIGYRNRLVVLISWAWNYVFYDRPIRLITRGKDGTEEE
- a CDS encoding ABC transporter ATP-binding protein: MSVDPAGGTALEARGLDVLYGDYQVLWDVSFRARRGEVVAILGPNGSGKSTLMNTLSGLVRARAGEIRLGDRRIDGLPPHKIVGLGLAHVLERRRLFPYLTVRQNLLLGAYHPGARARREETLADVEALFPHLRERHSQIAGTLSGGEQQMVAIGRGLMARPALLMVDEPFLGLAPRVIEQIAKVLTAINRERGTTVVFIEQNVELALRMAHRGYILESGRAILEGPSADLLASSEVKRIFLGH
- a CDS encoding ABC transporter ATP-binding protein — protein: MLLDVRGVTKRFGGLVANNDISFQVGAGELVGIIGPNGAGKSTLFDLLTGFQPADAGEVLLDGRPITRLRPDEISRLGVARTFQKLKPFTQMTVLENVMVGAFQKTADPARARLQALEALERVGLADKAEAHARVLSTGQRKRLELARALATKPRLLLLDEMTGGVDLRSIPGLVALVRELNAAGTALVVIEHNMGVIMDVSRRIVALHLGEVIADGPPAAVGREPRVIEAYLGQAYVR
- a CDS encoding branched-chain amino acid ABC transporter permease, with translation MDSSTVGHAKWPRRLTFTAGLVALALLLAFPLVFTLPYPRDVMIRIFLYAMLATAWNVLAGYCGQISLGHAVFFGTGAYTSTVLVKTLGLTPWAGMLAGAALAVALSQVIGYPVLRLRGHYFAIATIAVGEIVQTLMINWDWVGGARGLFIPIDRTGSLLAFQFRDKQVYYYIALGLLLLALWVTRRIERSRTGYYFRAIREDQDAAASLGIPVARYKQRAMAVSAALTALGGTFYAQYILFIDPESVLPLSLSILICLIAVLGGVGTLWGPLIGAAILVPLGEATRIYLGGTGKAIDLLIYGFLIMVISVIQPGGIMALAQRGRRRTG
- a CDS encoding branched-chain amino acid ABC transporter permease, which codes for MTAEVLLQGIVSGLLMGFVYALIAAGLSLIFGLMEIVNFAHGEFLMLAMFSTYWAWALWRLDPVVSLPLTAAALFLLGFATYHGLIRWVLGAPMLAQIFATFGLAIFLRSAAQAIWGVDFHLVKDPLVQGRISLGGIFIGLPQLVASVGALLAFVFLNWFISRTETGLALQATAQDRQAASLMGINTERMFALGWGIGAACVGVAGALLTIFFYVFPDVGSTFALLAYVTVALGGFGNVPGTLVAGVVVGLIEVLGGLLIAPALKYVAVFVLYLLVVLWRPQGLFGRF